The Leucobacter viscericola sequence AAGTACCTGCGGGGCCCATTGCACTGTCTGACGTTGCACTGTCTAACGATGCGCTGTCTGAAAGACACTCAGGGACTAGTGGCCCTCGTTGTGTCCCTCTTCGATTTCACCCTTGGTCGGGGGAACGATCCTGTCCTCGAAGAACCAGCGGCTGAATCCAGCACGCAGACGCTTGGAGAATGGAATCTTGCCATCGTCGTTTGGACGGAGCATCAGCGGAGCGTAGTCGTGGTAGCTGACCAGCTCCCACTGCTCGTAGCTGCTGAGCGGCTTGTGAATCTCGGTGTACTGACCACCGGGCAGTCGAACGATGCGACCCGACTCGTAGCCGTGCAGAGCGATGGAGCGATCCTTCTTCTGCAGCGCGAGGCAAATACGCTTCGTGACCACGTAGGAGATGATCGGTCCAAGGATGAGGAGTGCCTGGAGCGTGTGGATCACGCCCTCCATCGACAGCTGGAAGTGTGTTGCCACGATGTCCGAGCTTGCGCCGGCCCACATGACCGCGTAGAACGTGACGCCGGCAGCGCCAATCGCGGTGCGGGTTGGAGCATTGCGCGGGCGATCCAGGATGTGGTGCTCTCGCTTGTCGCCAGTTACCCAGGACTCAATGAACGGGTAGATAGCAACGAGCACGAGGAAGAGGCCCATGATTGCCATGGGGATCAACATGTTCCAGGACCAGGTGTAGCCGAACCACTCGGTCTCCAAGCCCGGCGGAATCAATCGCAGCATGCCGTCGGCAAAGCCGATGTACCAGTCAGGCTGGGTACCAGCGGACACCGGTGAGGGGTCGTATGGTCCGTAAGCCCAGATGGAGTTGATGCTGACAAGAGACGCGATGAGCACGATCACACCGAAGACGATGAAGAAGAATCCACCGGCCTTGGCCGCGTACACGGGGAGAACGGGGAAGCCCACAACGTTCTGCTGCGTCTTGCCGGGGCCAGGGTACTGCGTGTGCTTGTGGATCACAACGAACGCGAGGTGAAGCGCGACGAACAGAATCACAAGGGCCGGCAACACCATGATGTGCAGCATGTAGAGGCGTCCGACAATGTCGGTACCCGGGAACTCGCCTCCGAAGAAGAAGTACGAGAAGTAGGTGCCGATCACAGGGATCGACTTCACAAGGCCGTCGATAATGCGGAGACCGTTGCCCGACAGAACGTCATCGGGGAGTGAGTAGCCAGTGAAGCCCTCAGCCATCGCAAGGATGAAGAGAACGAAACCGATGACCCAGTTGAGCTCGCGCGGCTTGCGGAAGGCTCCCGTGAAGAAGATACGCAGCATGTGGAGGCCGATGGACGCCACGAACAGCAGTGCTGCCCAGTGGTGAACCTGGCGCATCAGCAGACCGCCGCGGATCGAGAAGGAGATATCGAGTGTCGAGGCCATAGCCGCAGACATTTCGACGCCCTTCATCGGGAGGTAAGGGCCGGTGTAAACCGTCTCCACCATCGATGCCTGGAAGAACAGGGTGAGGAAGGTGCCCGAAATCAGAATCACTACGAAGCTGTAGAGGGCGACCTCGCCAAGGAGGAAGGACCAGTGGTCTGGGAAGACCTTACGGCCGAACTCCTTGACGGCGACACCAATCTTGGTGCGGTCGTCGATATAGTTTGCCGCCGCAGACGTAAAACGGGTTCCGTTTTGTGCGGGGGATTCAGTTACGGTGCTGCTCACTTGAGACGCTCCCAGAAGCTCGGGCCGACAGGTTCATGGAAATCACTCTGCGCGATAAGGTAGCCGTCCTTATCGACAGTGATTGGCAGCTGCGGAAGCGGGCGCTTCGCAGGTCCAAAAACAACCTTTGCGTGCTCTGACACGTCGAACTGCGACTGGTGGCAGGGGCAGAGCAAATGGTGAGTGTGCTGCTCGTAAAGGGCAACGGGGCAACCAACGTGGGTGCAAACCTTGGAGTAAGCGACGATGCCGTCGTACGACCAGTCCTTGCGGTCCGGAAGCTCCTTCAGCTGAGACTGATCAAGACGCATCAGCAGAACGATGGCCTTGGCCTTGGCATCGAGGAAGTTCTCACTGCCGCCACGCTCTTCCAGTGAGAGCTTCGAGAACTCTTCGTGGGTGAGGGTCTCAGGAATAACGTGGAAGGCCGAGCCGATGGTGACATCAGAAGCCTTGATCGCAACGCCCGAAGGGTCGCGGGCAAGACGAATGCCCTTGTCCCACATGGTGTGCTTCAGCAGCTGTACGGGATCGCGATCCTGGGGTGCCAGGCTACGCATCAGGGTGATACCCGGAAGCGGGAAAGCGATGAGTGCACCGATCAGGCTGTTGCGAACGAGTGAACGACGCGAGAAGCCCGACTCCTTGTCAGCGAGGGTGAAGACCTCCGCTGCATCTTCGCGAGTTTCCTGGTTGCTGGGCACAGGATGACGCTCATCGATCGACTCGTGGTCGGCCATGAGTGCCTTGCCCCAGTGGACAGCACCGATACCAACGGCGAGGAGGGCGAGTGCCATGGCGATTCCCACAAACATTGTGTGGAGTCGAACTGCCAGCAGCTCTCCCGTTTCGATCGGGAAGAACATGTAGGCAAGCACTGCGCCGAGGCTGCCCACAATTGAGATGTAGAAGAGGGTGTAAACGGTGCGCTCTGCACGCTTTGCCTTCTTGGGATCGAGATCCGTTACACGTTCCCGATGCGGGGGAAGGCCCGGATTTTGCACTGCATCAGAAGAGAGCACAGCGGTTCCCACTGCTGCCCCGTCTGCGCTGTGGCTCTGGGCTGCGACAACGGCGTCATTCACGCCGCTGTTCTTCGCTTCCTCTGCCATGTTGCTCCTTGGTTCCTGACTCATGAATTCTGTTTGCGCTGTCGACTAGTTCGACTTTGCAGTGACCCAAACGGTGAGGGCGACAACCGCTCCAAGACCGATGATCCAAACGAACAGACCTTCAGCTACTGGACCGAGTGACCCGAGAGTCAGGCCGCCAACTGATGGCTTCTCTTCGATGTACTTGAGGTACGAGATGATGTCGGCCTTCTCCTGAGGGGAGATGTTGGTGTCGCTAAAGACCGGCATGTTCTGCGGGCCAGTCACCATTGCTTCGTAAATGTGTGTGGCTGGAACTCCAGTGAGCTTCGGGGCCATCTTGCCCTGAGTCAGGGCTCCACCTGCGGCTGCAACGTTGTGGCACATTGCGCAGTTGATGCGGAACAGCTCGCCGCCCGCTGCGACATCGCCGTCACCCTTAAGGTAACGAGTCTCGGGAAGTCCCGGTCCAGGGCCGAGGGATGCTACGTAAGCAGCCATCTGCAGTGTCTGCTCTTCGGAGAACTGCTTGGGCTTCACCATGCCCTGTGGTCCCTGGAAAGCGAGGGGCATACGCCCGGTGCCG is a genomic window containing:
- a CDS encoding ubiquinol-cytochrome c reductase iron-sulfur subunit is translated as MAEEAKNSGVNDAVVAAQSHSADGAAVGTAVLSSDAVQNPGLPPHRERVTDLDPKKAKRAERTVYTLFYISIVGSLGAVLAYMFFPIETGELLAVRLHTMFVGIAMALALLAVGIGAVHWGKALMADHESIDERHPVPSNQETREDAAEVFTLADKESGFSRRSLVRNSLIGALIAFPLPGITLMRSLAPQDRDPVQLLKHTMWDKGIRLARDPSGVAIKASDVTIGSAFHVIPETLTHEEFSKLSLEERGGSENFLDAKAKAIVLLMRLDQSQLKELPDRKDWSYDGIVAYSKVCTHVGCPVALYEQHTHHLLCPCHQSQFDVSEHAKVVFGPAKRPLPQLPITVDKDGYLIAQSDFHEPVGPSFWERLK
- a CDS encoding cytochrome c — its product is MARATKNVRKSGRRHPFATVALVAVGLLVTGAAYAGFSQTSATAEIDLNSASTISQGEKLFGANCATCHGAGAQGTKDGPSLVGAGAASVNFQVGTGRMPLAFQGPQGMVKPKQFSEEQTLQMAAYVASLGPGPGLPETRYLKGDGDVAAGGELFRINCAMCHNVAAAGGALTQGKMAPKLTGVPATHIYEAMVTGPQNMPVFSDTNISPQEKADIISYLKYIEEKPSVGGLTLGSLGPVAEGLFVWIIGLGAVVALTVWVTAKSN
- a CDS encoding cytochrome b, with protein sequence MSSTVTESPAQNGTRFTSAAANYIDDRTKIGVAVKEFGRKVFPDHWSFLLGEVALYSFVVILISGTFLTLFFQASMVETVYTGPYLPMKGVEMSAAMASTLDISFSIRGGLLMRQVHHWAALLFVASIGLHMLRIFFTGAFRKPRELNWVIGFVLFILAMAEGFTGYSLPDDVLSGNGLRIIDGLVKSIPVIGTYFSYFFFGGEFPGTDIVGRLYMLHIMVLPALVILFVALHLAFVVIHKHTQYPGPGKTQQNVVGFPVLPVYAAKAGGFFFIVFGVIVLIASLVSINSIWAYGPYDPSPVSAGTQPDWYIGFADGMLRLIPPGLETEWFGYTWSWNMLIPMAIMGLFLVLVAIYPFIESWVTGDKREHHILDRPRNAPTRTAIGAAGVTFYAVMWAGASSDIVATHFQLSMEGVIHTLQALLILGPIISYVVTKRICLALQKKDRSIALHGYESGRIVRLPGGQYTEIHKPLSSYEQWELVSYHDYAPLMLRPNDDGKIPFSKRLRAGFSRWFFEDRIVPPTKGEIEEGHNEGH